AGATGCGTAATAGCCCAAATATCCTTTTACCGAAATTTTAGAACCTGTTAAAACATCGCCGCTTATTACCCGTACGTTTTCTTCGGAAAGACCCGAATCATAGATAAACGTCGCAACTTCAGATCCAATTTTGGTGGTATAGTATTTTGGTGTTTTTACCGAAGCACCCGCCAAAGCAATTACACGATCGGCTTTAAACTTTCCGGTTAACAACAGCTCTCCTATTATTACCAAGTCCTGAGCTGCAACCGTCCAAACAGATTCTCCTTTGTTCACAGGATTAATTTTGGCGATTTGCACCCCTACATTTCCTGCCGGGTGTGGTCCGGAAACTTTATGGATGGTAATATCCGCCAGACCTTCAAAAGGCGAAACCCCATTGTTTCCTACCGAAACATGTACAGCACCATCGGTTAACTTGCTCAATGCCGTAACCGCCGCCTGTAATTGCTTTTCTTTTCCGCGCAAAGCGAAATCACAATCTGCTGCCAAAGGCGCTGTAGTATATGCCGAAATAAAAATTGCTTTGGGAAGCATTTCGGGATTGGCGATAACATCGTAAGGACGTTGTTTTATAAAAGACCAGCATCCACTTGCCAAAAGATGTGCTTTTACCTCTTCTCGTTGCATGCTGCCGGGATTTACAACGCCAAAATCTTTAAAAGTATCCTGCTGATCGCCCTCAATAATAATTTCGGTAATGACACGCTTGGCTCCTCTTTCAATTTTAGTAAGTGTTCCGCTAACAGGCGAAACAAATTTAATTGCTTCGTTGGCTTTTGAATAGAACACCACATCTCCGGCTTGTAATTTGGCTCCTTCTTTCACTACCATTTTGGGAGTGATTAAATGGAAGTTAGAAGGTCTAATTGAGAAGGTTCTTGATCGCGGTGCATTGGACAGCGTTTTGTCTGCTTCTCCCTTCAACCTAATTGTAAGACCTTTTTTAATCTTAATGTCTTTGGACATAGGATGATTGTATTAAAAATTTCTTTTTATTTCCGAACAGATTTCGGGAGTGCAAATTTATAAATTTAATGTAGCACCACATAATAATTGGATATAATTTTCAGTTAAATCCCGCGTGGTTCATTTCATATAAAAGTTGGGCATAAAAATTGTTTATCTTTAACTCCACAAAATTATCTGTATGTTTAAAAATTTAATTGCTTTTGTACTACTTCTTGGCTGCGTACTCTTTGTCCAGGGACAGGTACAGGAACGTGTTGCCCCAGAATACATAAGTACCATTCAGTTTAGCGGGACTACGTCTCAAAGTCAGTTGCCCATAATTAACTTAGGAGAGCGATTACAACTCTCTTTTGATGCCTTGAACGGGAACGAAGAAGACTATTATTATACTATTACACATTATAATTTTGATTGGACGCCCAGCGATCTTTCAAAAGGCGAATACTTAAACGGATTTGATGAAGTTCGCATTGAATCCTATGAAAATTCATTAAACACCCTTCAAATTTTTTCACACTATACGTTAAGTATCCCGAACAGGGAAACCCGTGGACTTACCAAAAGCGGTAATTACCTGTTGAGCATTTACAACGATGACAATGAGGTGGTCTTCTCAAGAAAATTTATGGTATTAGAAAAAGTTGTTGGAGTAGATGTTGAAATAAAACGCTCCCGGGATCTTAATTATATCGAAGAAAGGCAAGTAGTCCAGTTTAAGATTAACTCGCCTACGTTATTGCTAATCAATCCGAAACAGACGGTTAAAACTTTGATATTACAAAACAGCAACCTGAAAACGGCCATCACAAATTTAAAGCCCCAATATACCATTGGCAGTGAGTTAATTTACCGCTACGACAAAGAAGCTGCATTTTGGGGTGGAAACGAGTTTTTAAGTTTCGATAATAAAGATGTGCGCTCAGCCACCTACGGAATTAGAAGAGTGGAGCTGGCTGATGTGTATGAAAATTTTTTATATACCAACTCATCCAGAAGAGACAGGCCTTACACCTATAATCCCGATATTAACGGAAACTTTGTGATTCGCAATATCGATGCCCAAAACCCAAATATCGAAGCCGAATACGTTCGTTTGCATTTTAATCTGCAGTATTTTGAAGACATCGGCAATAAGGAAATTCATATTTACGGCAATTTCAATAATTGGACCATCGACGGGACTACCTATATGGAATACGACTCATCCAGTGATACCTATAGAAATTCCAGACTTTTTAAACAAGGATATTACGATTATAAATATGTGCTGGTAGACCGCGATGGTTCTATAGATGAAGGAGCAATCGATGGTAATTATTGGCAAACAGAGAATGAATATACCGTGTTGGTATATTATCGGGATTTAGGCGGGCGCTACGACAGGATTATTGGAATTGGGGTGGGTACTTCAAAAGAAATTACCAATAATTAATCTGAAAAACATAGTATCTTTACGGGAGGATGGAAACTAACAAACCCGTAAAAAGCAACAGTCGTAAAGCCTTTAAATACAGACAAACCGAATGTCTTAATTGTGGTCAGTCACTGGATTTAAGCGATCGGTATTGTTCGTATTGTTCTCAGCTAAATACCAGCAAACAGCTTTCGGTACGAGATTTTATCAGTGAATTTGTGGGGAGTATTTTAGTCTATGACTCCCGTCTGCGTTATACGGTAAAGGATTTACTCTTTAAACCCGGAACAATCACTTTCAACTATGTAGGCGGTAAGCGTCTTAAATATGCCAATCCCTTTCGGTTTTTTTTGAGTGTTTCTATAATTTACTTTTTACTACAAGGATTGATAACCACTTTTTCATCGGGGAAAAGCCCTTTTTTAAATTTAAATAATAATGGCAATCCTGTTTCTTTGGACTCTCTTCAAAATAAGAATTTGACATTTCCCAACGGAAATGGCTCCTTAGACACATTGGTAATTTCGGGAAATACCTTTAAAATAAACAGTGATACCATTGCCGAAACGCCAAAGAAGACAGAAAAAGTGTTCGAATATATTTCAGAAACAGATTTAGACACTTTGGACTGGAGCAACCGACTCGTAGAACGGTTTTCTATGTATCGTGATTTTTATAAATTGCATGACATCAAAAATGCAGATGTCGCCCTTGACAGTTTAAAACATAGAAATACCTCTTTTAACAGGTGGGTTTACAATAAAAATAGTGCCTTCGACCGGATAGCTGATGATCCCTTCGGCTTTTTAAACTATATGATGGGAAAAACACCTTTTTTCCTCTTTTTCTTTGCGCCGTTTTTTGCATTTTTCTTTTGGCTCATCTATTCGAAATCGAAATACACCTATATGGAACACATGATTTTTATCTTCCATATTTTTAGTTTTTTGTTTTTAGCTTTTCTTATCTGCCTTATACCGGATACTTTTCTCAATGACGGTGTTTTCAGCGGGATTGTATTTGCACTTATAGGGCCATTTTACTTCTACAAAGCCTTGCGTAACTTCTACAAGCAGAACCGTTTGATTACAATAATAAAATTTGTATTTTTAAACATCGTTTTTTGGATAAGTTCAACATTTGCGGCCTTGGTGTTTTTTGCAATATCTGCCGCAGCCTATTAAAATGGTACAACAAGTAACACAAGGCATTAAGGTTTCGGTAGAAACCACTTTTGAAGGCACATTTTATAAAAACTATAAAATGCATTATGCGTTTGGATATACCGTTACCATAGAAAATCAGAGTAAAGATGCCGTTCAACTTACCGATAGACACTGGAAAATTAAAGACTCCCTAAACGATGAAGAAATTGTGGAAGGCGAAGGTGTAATTGGCAAAAAACCGGTTTTGCAATCGGGCGAAAAACATTCCTACAGCAGCGGATGTCTGTTACTTTCTCCATTTGGCGCGATGAAAGGATATTACGCCATGGTGAACTTTGCTACCACCCGAAAATTTCGAGTTGCTATTCCCTCTTTCAAACTAAGTGCCCCTTTCGCTATTAATTAGTAGCTTTTTTTATTGAAGAGTTTGAGTTGTAACGGTATTGGTTTGTAAATCTTCGTACCGCATGGCAATGGTATCGTTTTTTACAATTTGAGTTAGGCTCTTGGTTTTTACAAAGTCTCTGTTCATAATCAGGTTGGAAGCTATATTTCCTTCACCGGCTGTTTTATGAAAATGAAGGATTTCTGCTTCGGAAGGATTTACAGTTTCGAATAAAAACTGTGAAAACCATTGCTCTCTTTTGCGCTTAGTATCTTCAGTATACAGCAAAGATGACGACCAAATTTGCGGTGCCAGCGGTTTTTCAGCTAAATGGTGCTGCTCACCATCCCAAACCAATTCATACAATCGAAGCTCCTTTTCCCAGTCCACCAAAATAATGGTAAAAGGTTCAATCCCCGTAAAATCAAAGGACTCGATTTTCGACACTGCATCTTCAGCAGTCAACAAATTGGTGACAATGATTCCTCTACTCATTCTATACGACGCTTCTCGCTGGTGGGCTGTAAACCCCCCGTTCATTAAACAAACTATTCGTTTTCTACTACTCGCCCCAATCCAGGTGCCTCCGGCAACCTCATCTTTTGGAAAAAGCAAATCGATACCCTGCAGGCTATAAATATGCGGCGCCAATGTACTCCTTCCGGGGGATTCATCTCTGTTGGAAGTGAGTATAAAGTTCGTAGTTGACTTCGGAAAAAACGTTACGGTACACATAAAAATATTGTCTCTAATCGAAGTGGAAACTTACAAAGAGTAGATCAGTATAAAAAATAACTGTAATTGTTTCTGAAAAATTTTCAACTTAAATTGGTTTCCTGTTTTTGTCGTGCCGTTTTTGGGGTAGAGTACTTCTAAATTTGTACCTTTGCAACCTCCGAATACCGAAGCTTTCAAAAAGGTATTCTTACATATTAATTACACTAAAACCTAGTAACCCATGGGAAAAGGATTTTTTGAAGTACCCGTTGCCATTAATGAACCCGTTAAGGATTATGCGCCCGGATCACCCGAGCGCACAGAAGTTTCGGCTACCTATAAAAAAATGTACGACAGTACCGTAGAAGTGCCTTTGTACATCAACGGAAAAAATATAAAAACAGGCAAGACGGCTACCATGTCGCCGCCTCACGATCACAAACATATTTTAGGCACCTATCACAAGGCCGAAAAGAAAAACATTACCGATGCCATTTCGAGTGCATTGGAAGCTCGCAAATCATGGGCAACCACGCCATGGGAGCAACGTGCTGCTATTTTTCTTCGTGCAGCCGAGCTGCTTGCTGGTCCGTATCGCGCTCGTATTAATGCCGCCACCATGTTGGGGCAGTCAAAAAATATTTATCAGGCTGAAATTGATGCAGCCTGCGAATTGATCGACTTTTTGAGATTCAATGTTCAGTTTATGACTGAAATCTATGCCGAACAACCTGAATCCACTTCGGGTGCCTGGAACCGATTGGAATATCGCCCTCTGGAAGGATTTATCTATGCAATTACCCCTTTTAACTTTACAGCCATCGCCGGAAACTTACCCGCCAGTGCTGCATTAATGGGGAATGTTGTGGTTTGGAAGCCAAGTGACAGTCAGGTGTATTCTGCAAAAGTAATTCTAGACGTATTTAAAGAAGCAGGGGTTCCTGCAGGTGTTATCAATATGGTGATGGGTGATCCGGTTATGATTACCGACACAGTATTGGCGAGTCCCGATTTCAGTGGGATTCATTTTACCGGCTCTACGCACGTATTTAAGGATATCTGGCAAAAAATAGGAACCAACATACATACGTATAAAACCTATCCTCGTATTGTTGGGGAAACAGGTGGAAAAGATTTTATCGTTGCACATAAAACTTCCAATCCGCAACAAGTAGCTACGGCTATTGCTCGTGGTGCATTCGAATTCCAGGGGCAGAAGTGTAGTGCAGCCAGTAGATGTTATATTTCTAAAAGCATTTGGGAAAAGGTAAAGAAGAACCTCATTGCCGATGTAGGCACCTTTAAAATGGGCTCCCCGGAAGATATGGGGAATTTCATCACTGCAGTTATTCATGAGGGGTCTTTTAACAAGCTTGCCAAATATATTGATCAGGCCAAGAAAGACAAGAAAGCCGAAATTATTATTGGAGGAGGTTATAACAAAAAGGTTGGCTACTTTATTGAGCCAACGGTTATTGTTACTACAGATCCGAAGTACACCACCATGTGTACCGAGCTTTTTGGTCCCGTTGTAACCATTTATGTCTTTGAAGACAAAGACTGGGAAAAAACATTACATCTGGTTGATGAAACAGGAGAATATGCTTTAACCGGAGCTGTATTTAGCGAGGATCGCTATGCTTTGGAAAAAGCGGTTCGGATTTTGGAAAATGCTGCCGGAAACTTTTACATCAACGACAAGCCTACAGGGGCGGTAGTTGGACAACAACCTTTTGGAGGAGCTCGCGCCAGCGGAACCAACGACAAGGCCGGAAGCAAATTAAACCTATACCGATGGATTTCACCTAGAATGGTAAAGGAAACCTTTGTTACACCAACAGATTATAAGTATCCGTTTTTAGGATAAACCTAAGGTAATTCCATAAAAAAACCCAAAGCAAATGCTTTGGGTTTTTTTATACTTTCAAATTATCTTATTCAAATTCTTTGTCTTCATTCACATCGGCAAATTGTGCATTCCGTGCCGTATTATCGGCGCTTACAACCATGGCAATTAGGTTTAGGTTTGCCGTATTGTAATCGGAAGGAATGGCAATGCTAAAATTCTTGGTGTAGGTATCGAATGCATTGGTGGCAGTAATCTCATCCCCGAAAATATTGGTTAACGACAAGCGCAACACCTCATTGTGCACAAAATCGGGAATTGGATTCCCCTGATTGAAAAAAGGACTGGAAGGGTCGGTGTCATAATAATTCACCTGGTCGTGAATCAAACCGTCTTCCGTAAGGTATAAAACCAACTTATCACCTTGAATAGAACCTGCTTCATAAATCACTTTTACATCGACTGAAAGTGTACTTCCGTTGAGTTGAGAATCGATTGCAATGGCCAAATTGGTTGCTTCACCTGCGGTGACAATTGCATCATTCACATCATAGGGATTACTCCAGGTAGTCGTTCTGTTAATTCGTGCAGCCGGAAGTCCGTTGACACCAAATTCGGCTTGTAACAAATCTACCTGAGGAAAATGATAAGGATCGGGGCTACTATTTGCGGTTTCATGAATTGCGACAATGGCCAAATTGCTTGAGGCGGCATGAGCCTCCACAATAGCAGCAGCAACACTTGGGCAATAACCACACCAGGTCCCTGTATAATCTTCTAAAACGGTTTTGCGTACCGGAATAAATACTTCAAACGACTTTGAAGCTGTGTTTTGAGTATTTCCGGAAACTTCGTATTGTGCGTAGACTGTAAAATTTCCTTCGGAAGCAGAAACAAAGGTACTTCCCGAAATAGCGGTCTCGTTTACAAAGAAGGTTGCTTCAGGCGTAACATCGTTCCCATCTGAATCTACCATAGAAAAGGTGATGGTTTGATTTCTTAACGCTTTCGAATTATCAACAAAAATGGTGCGTTCGGCGGCATCGATTACCTCGTAACTTAAAGTATTACTGTTTATCCCCAAATAAGAAGCATAAACTTCATAGGAACCTTCTGCATCAAAAATATGACTCGACCCTGATATTTCAGTTTGATTTACATAAAAAGTAGCCTCATTGGTATACTCCACTCCATCATCACCTGTGACCATCAAATTAATGGTTTCGTTCAATACTAATACATTATCGGGAGAGTCACTTGAAATGATCAAATTGGCAAAATTCCCCCCTCCTTCCAAGGGTACATTTTCTTCAGATTTACTACAAGAAAAAAGAGAAGTAAATATAATTAAAACAAGGGAAAGTCTAGTAAAATGGTAGGTTTTCATTATTCTGGCATTTAAATTGTATATGCAATAATACTAGTTTTTTAAAAGAATATGTATTTAGAAGTGAAAAAATTGACTTATAGAAATTTATCGCTTTCTTTTCAAAGAAAATTAACTATTATTGCCTAATCAATAAACCCAATATCATGAATAAAATTGTAGTAATCCTCTCTTTTTTACTTACGCTCAATGCATTTGCACAGAACGATTTACCTAATATTAATCTTACTACCATGGACGGAAGCACCATTAATATTAAAGATGCGACCAACCAAGACAATGTAGTTGTAGTTTCTCTTTGGGCTACCTGGTGTGTACCCTGCTTAAAGGAATTAGATGCAATTAGTGAAGTGTATGACGTATGGCAAGATGAAACCAATGTTCAGTTAATTGCTGTATCAGTGGATGACAGCCGTACCGTAAAACGTGTAAAGCCGTTAATTAATGGAAAAGGATGGGATTATACTATCTTACTCGATTCTAACAACGATCTAAAACGCGCATTGGGAGCAGCTACTGTGCCGCTTACCTTATTGATAAAAGACAATCAGATTGTCTATAGACATTCCGGCTATACTGCGGGTGCCGAATCTGAACTATACCAAAAAATAAAGGAATATTCTAAATAATTCCAGTTAACCAACCAAACCTATTTGAATGAAATATTTAATTATTTGCGTCACTATTTTTTATAGTGGGCTTACCTACTCACAAGACAACGGATACTTTTTTGGCGGATTGGAATCGAATTCGCAATGGCTCTTAGACGA
This genomic stretch from Ulvibacter sp. MAR_2010_11 harbors:
- a CDS encoding Na(+)-translocating NADH-quinone reductase subunit A, encoding MSKDIKIKKGLTIRLKGEADKTLSNAPRSRTFSIRPSNFHLITPKMVVKEGAKLQAGDVVFYSKANEAIKFVSPVSGTLTKIERGAKRVITEIIIEGDQQDTFKDFGVVNPGSMQREEVKAHLLASGCWSFIKQRPYDVIANPEMLPKAIFISAYTTAPLAADCDFALRGKEKQLQAAVTALSKLTDGAVHVSVGNNGVSPFEGLADITIHKVSGPHPAGNVGVQIAKINPVNKGESVWTVAAQDLVIIGELLLTGKFKADRVIALAGASVKTPKYYTTKIGSEVATFIYDSGLSEENVRVISGDVLTGSKISVKGYLGYYASTVTVIPEGDDYDFMGWNKPVFNKISTSRAMTFSWMLPKKKYNLDTNTNGEHRAFVVTGNYEEVFPMDIYPLQILKACMVEDLDAMEALGMYEVAPEDFALTEFICVSKQPHQEIIRKGLDLMYKEIG
- a CDS encoding DUF5103 domain-containing protein produces the protein MFKNLIAFVLLLGCVLFVQGQVQERVAPEYISTIQFSGTTSQSQLPIINLGERLQLSFDALNGNEEDYYYTITHYNFDWTPSDLSKGEYLNGFDEVRIESYENSLNTLQIFSHYTLSIPNRETRGLTKSGNYLLSIYNDDNEVVFSRKFMVLEKVVGVDVEIKRSRDLNYIEERQVVQFKINSPTLLLINPKQTVKTLILQNSNLKTAITNLKPQYTIGSELIYRYDKEAAFWGGNEFLSFDNKDVRSATYGIRRVELADVYENFLYTNSSRRDRPYTYNPDINGNFVIRNIDAQNPNIEAEYVRLHFNLQYFEDIGNKEIHIYGNFNNWTIDGTTYMEYDSSSDTYRNSRLFKQGYYDYKYVLVDRDGSIDEGAIDGNYWQTENEYTVLVYYRDLGGRYDRIIGIGVGTSKEITNN
- a CDS encoding DUF3667 domain-containing protein encodes the protein METNKPVKSNSRKAFKYRQTECLNCGQSLDLSDRYCSYCSQLNTSKQLSVRDFISEFVGSILVYDSRLRYTVKDLLFKPGTITFNYVGGKRLKYANPFRFFLSVSIIYFLLQGLITTFSSGKSPFLNLNNNGNPVSLDSLQNKNLTFPNGNGSLDTLVISGNTFKINSDTIAETPKKTEKVFEYISETDLDTLDWSNRLVERFSMYRDFYKLHDIKNADVALDSLKHRNTSFNRWVYNKNSAFDRIADDPFGFLNYMMGKTPFFLFFFAPFFAFFFWLIYSKSKYTYMEHMIFIFHIFSFLFLAFLICLIPDTFLNDGVFSGIVFALIGPFYFYKALRNFYKQNRLITIIKFVFLNIVFWISSTFAALVFFAISAAAY
- the apaG gene encoding Co2+/Mg2+ efflux protein ApaG, with the protein product MVQQVTQGIKVSVETTFEGTFYKNYKMHYAFGYTVTIENQSKDAVQLTDRHWKIKDSLNDEEIVEGEGVIGKKPVLQSGEKHSYSSGCLLLSPFGAMKGYYAMVNFATTRKFRVAIPSFKLSAPFAIN
- a CDS encoding NRDE family protein produces the protein MCTVTFFPKSTTNFILTSNRDESPGRSTLAPHIYSLQGIDLLFPKDEVAGGTWIGASSRKRIVCLMNGGFTAHQREASYRMSRGIIVTNLLTAEDAVSKIESFDFTGIEPFTIILVDWEKELRLYELVWDGEQHHLAEKPLAPQIWSSSLLYTEDTKRKREQWFSQFLFETVNPSEAEILHFHKTAGEGNIASNLIMNRDFVKTKSLTQIVKNDTIAMRYEDLQTNTVTTQTLQ
- the pruA gene encoding L-glutamate gamma-semialdehyde dehydrogenase, which translates into the protein MGKGFFEVPVAINEPVKDYAPGSPERTEVSATYKKMYDSTVEVPLYINGKNIKTGKTATMSPPHDHKHILGTYHKAEKKNITDAISSALEARKSWATTPWEQRAAIFLRAAELLAGPYRARINAATMLGQSKNIYQAEIDAACELIDFLRFNVQFMTEIYAEQPESTSGAWNRLEYRPLEGFIYAITPFNFTAIAGNLPASAALMGNVVVWKPSDSQVYSAKVILDVFKEAGVPAGVINMVMGDPVMITDTVLASPDFSGIHFTGSTHVFKDIWQKIGTNIHTYKTYPRIVGETGGKDFIVAHKTSNPQQVATAIARGAFEFQGQKCSAASRCYISKSIWEKVKKNLIADVGTFKMGSPEDMGNFITAVIHEGSFNKLAKYIDQAKKDKKAEIIIGGGYNKKVGYFIEPTVIVTTDPKYTTMCTELFGPVVTIYVFEDKDWEKTLHLVDETGEYALTGAVFSEDRYALEKAVRILENAAGNFYINDKPTGAVVGQQPFGGARASGTNDKAGSKLNLYRWISPRMVKETFVTPTDYKYPFLG
- a CDS encoding Omp28-related outer membrane protein, whose amino-acid sequence is MKTYHFTRLSLVLIIFTSLFSCSKSEENVPLEGGGNFANLIISSDSPDNVLVLNETINLMVTGDDGVEYTNEATFYVNQTEISGSSHIFDAEGSYEVYASYLGINSNTLSYEVIDAAERTIFVDNSKALRNQTITFSMVDSDGNDVTPEATFFVNETAISGSTFVSASEGNFTVYAQYEVSGNTQNTASKSFEVFIPVRKTVLEDYTGTWCGYCPSVAAAIVEAHAASSNLAIVAIHETANSSPDPYHFPQVDLLQAEFGVNGLPAARINRTTTWSNPYDVNDAIVTAGEATNLAIAIDSQLNGSTLSVDVKVIYEAGSIQGDKLVLYLTEDGLIHDQVNYYDTDPSSPFFNQGNPIPDFVHNEVLRLSLTNIFGDEITATNAFDTYTKNFSIAIPSDYNTANLNLIAMVVSADNTARNAQFADVNEDKEFE
- a CDS encoding TlpA disulfide reductase family protein is translated as MNKIVVILSFLLTLNAFAQNDLPNINLTTMDGSTINIKDATNQDNVVVVSLWATWCVPCLKELDAISEVYDVWQDETNVQLIAVSVDDSRTVKRVKPLINGKGWDYTILLDSNNDLKRALGAATVPLTLLIKDNQIVYRHSGYTAGAESELYQKIKEYSK